The stretch of DNA CAAGACTACTTGAAATAGAAAGATGAGACTTCCCTAAGTCCCTCAAGTTACAGATGGCTGGTGGTGGGTGGCCAGACCATGCCATTGCATCCTTTAACTTTATACCTAGATGTCCACCAGCAGCTTCTGCCAGAGACAGAGGACAGGGCAAGATGTATTCCCAGTTTAACCCAGCCCATGTATTCCGACACTGATACGTGCAAGTTTATAGTCTTGCAAAACCTCCTCAGCACAATGGAGAAGGCCACCATTTGCTGTATAAGAGAATAAATAAGCTGCAGCATTCAGTGTATATTACAATTCTGCAATTTCATGCATAATGGTGAATAAACCAGGTAATATAAATGGTTAATAAATTACTAGTCTGTGACCTTGTCAGCAGTGATAGCAGCCCCTGTCATTCACTCTGTGAAAGCCCATGCcaggctccagcccagctccctgacCTGAACACAGACTGTTTGATCAGATGATAACAGCCAGCTTCTTTAACCTGCCTTTGCATGACCCTCTCTCTAGATGGAAAAGTTTTAGTGTCCtatttcttttataattttattttttgctctttAAGCATGTAGGAAGGTTATGTGCCAGCCTACTTCTGCACTGTTCATCTTCTATTTGAGGAGGCAGCAGTCCAGCTGAGCAACTTGAGATGCCTCTATCCCATCTGCCTGGGGAAACTGGTCTGACTCATGGGACTGATTCCCCGGGACTGGTATTTGATTTCTGCTTCTGCTAACCTCTTAAAAGATCCTGGGTAAGGAACTTTCTCTAACTGGCACTTGTTCTTTGACATGGCTTATACAACAAAAACATTTGTCTAAGTCTGCTATGCATATAAATGCAACCAGCTAAGCTCTCTGTTACGCTCATTTACATGTATTTCTGGGAAAGGATCTGGAAAGAACTTTTAAACAGAGGTGACCAGTTGGGTGGTCAGTGGAAGGAGTTCAAGTGTCATCAGGAACGTCTAAAATCTACCCCTCACCTAAAGTTTACAATATCCAGTGACACAGACcacttccttaaaaaaacaactatGTCCCTTTTTAGTTCTGTTTAATTCtcttaataaaagaaaaaaaaaaaaaaaaaaaaagcagccccAAACCACAGACGACCGAAAAAACAAGAGGTTATGATTTTGCAATTCCAGGAGCACGGTGCCCTTCTGCGCTATGCATGACACACTTTGCCTGTACTTCCcttttcctgtatttcatttctttcatattcCCTCTCATATTTCCTGTCTCCCAGAGATGAATCCCATCTGTTGCCGCACTTCACGACTCCTCACACTTCCCGGCGCCCTCCACACTTTAGCTCCGGGGCCGCCGCTCCCGCTGCCCTCGCACAGCGCCGGCCCCGCGGCGCGGACGGCCCCAGGCGCGCCCTGCGGGCGATGGCCGCGCTGCGGGCGGGGCGGCTGCGGCCCTCCCACCTCCTCCgagcggggccgagccgagccgagcggggccgagccgagccgagccgagggGGACCGAGCAGCGGCATCATGCTGGGCATGGTGAAGAACTCGCTGCTGAGCACGGTGGAGGCATGGCCCTACCGCCTGCTGAGCAAGGGAGAGAAGGTCTGTGCCGGGGCGGGAAGCCGGCGCCGCTCCCCAGGCGGTTCTGCCCTAAGGCGCTGCCGGGGAAAGCGGCTATCAGCCCCGGGCAGCGCGCTCCCCCTGGCAGCGCCTCCATTCCCATCTCCTTCCCCAGGATCAGGTCAGCTACGAGGAGAGGGCGTGCGAGGGCGGCAGGTTCGCGGCGGTGGAGCTGGTGGGAAAAGCGTTCGACGAAGCCTCGAAGGAAGGGGCAGTCAAGCTCCTCAAGTACGTCGGAGGAAGCAACGACAAGGGTGAGAGATGCTGCCTGCCCCGCGGGGCTTGGCGGATGTTTGTGGCTTGGTGAAAGCAGGATGGATGGAGGCAATGGCACTGCAGGCCCGCCTGGCTTGTggctcctggcactgggagTCTTTGATGGGGATGGCCCCTCACTGGGAAAAGTGAACTTGCACCAGGTTAAGCCGTGCCCAGCCAACTCATACTGTGAGTCCGCTTATAACCCATCTTTGTTTCAGGGTAAAATCTCAAAAATGATTTGCTTAAACAGGAATGAGGTACCTTGCAGCTGGGATAACATGAGGACAGGCAGACATGTATCTATCACAGCTCCCTGGGTGAGCAGTAACTGATGAAATCCAGGATATCTGGGATACTTCAGTTCTATGATGTGCCCTTGTGGGCAGTGAAATAACAGTTATGACCTTGATATTTTATCTGGCTATTTTTATTCATGAAAGAGTAATGAACAATGAGCTTCATTTTTTAATGGTATATTGTAATGTTTTATGGCAGTGCTTCCAGGTGATTGCTTCTAATTCTCATTTTACAAAAGTGTGCACACTTTAACCATTCATAGCAGGAGAAGACTACAGAGTAATTCTGAGGCATATACATGTTCTTGAACACCTTTCTCCAGCATCAAGCAGAGGGACTAGTGTAGTCTCTTTAGGAGTAGGAGGTGGATGCAGTGGGAAATGGTGTTTACAGCAACATTTTTGGAAAGGTGATGATCGCTGCTGCTGTAGGAGAAAGAGTGCCTTCTGTAACATGTGACACAAACACAGGTATgacataaaaggaaaataaatgagacAGATGGTTCGATTTCAGCTGTTTTTATGGCTGCTTGATCATGAGGTTTAGAGGTTCCCTAATGCTGCAAGAAGAGTGAAGAAAACTGGTCTTCAGTGCCATGTACTTCTTGGTGGTAATgagtaggaaaaaaacatgCTGTTCGTGGAGTGTGGACAGCATGGACAGTCCTGCTGAAAGCCGTAACAGCACTGAGATTTGGGGCACTGGAACTTGTAGGATGTCTGGAAGCATTTGGAAGGTTTTAAGAGAAAGTTCCTGTCACCCAGTATTGGCTGTGGGCTCACGACTAAGTGCAGATAGTATTAATTTAAATGCTGATGTAGATTTATATGTGCTGCTGGCCTGCCCTGGAGCTACAGACCCTGCTGTCTTACAGCTGATCTGTCAGAAGAACAGAATGTCTCATAGAACCACAAAAGCAGCACCATTAATAAAAAGCATTCCAGAGGTCAGTTTGGACAGTTATTTCCCAGGCTTCTGGTGTGGAGAGAGAGCTTGGCCCAAGCAGAAGCCTAATGATGGCTGTTCTGCTTCCGCAGAGGAGCCCACTCCTGACAAGGAGTTTGGTCATATGAGGAGTTTTCCAAAACTAAAATTAGCTTTTGTGAATTCCCTATTAATTGTGTGGGTTCCTGAGAGCCTACACTTCTTTAATTACGTCTGTGTGTCTGCTTCAGGGGTTGGAATGGGCATGACTGCTCCTGTCTCCAtcactgcttttcctgctgaagATGGCTCCTTTCAGCAGAAGGTGAAAGTCTCTCTGCGGATCCCAAGCCAGTTTCAAGACAACCCTCCTTGTCCTACTGATGAAAGCATTAAGATTGAAGAAAGACAGGGGATGACCATTTATTCCACGTAAGGAATGCATCCCGGGATCTCCAGTCTCATGTGATGAGGTCTTTAGGGCACTCTGAGGAGCAGTATTTGTTTTACCAGGTGACTTGCTGTACAAGGGGTGCATGTGGCAGAAGGAGATGGAGGATTGTTTCTAGACTGAAGACAGGTGTTTTATGTCACTTCTTACCCCTGGTCATTCTGCACTGATTTggaatatggattttttttccatggggTAAACAAGCATGGAGGCTAGCCCTGAAAGATACTGTGCCATTTCTATTGTATGAATCTATTGTTTCTCCCACTTTTTGGGTTCCAGATTGTTCATAGTCATTAAGAATGTTCTTTGGTGTAGTTCACATCAGACTGTCCACTGAAGCCTCATTCAGATGGACTCATACCAGAGCCTGCCATGGAAACAAGCAGCATCTGCATTGCTTCAAGTCACCTTTGAATGTCTGGCTGTTGTGTCTTTGAATGTTTTGGGCTGTTGACTGACAGCCTGGACTCAAACTAGCATCACAATAGCAATAAGCTCTTCACCTTGTTTTTACCCTTTGGAGGTTCCCCTGCCTACTTTCTTCAACTATTTTGGCTGACTCTAACTGACTTCTTTCTTGCCTTCAGTTGCTGCTTGGCCTTTGCTCTGGGTGTGGGCCACTTCTGCAATATCAGCCTGTTTTGTCTCAAACGTGGGCCCTGAGGGAGGGTGGTGAGGTGCAGGCTGATGTGCAAATGGTTCCTGTTAGTGTGAGGTCTACAGAAACCAGACCCATTTCAGTCCACCCCTTTTAAATAGCATTGTGTTCTATAATTACCAATTGTCTGTTCCTACCTCCCCTTCTTGGGCTAGCTAGAGTTTGGCTTTCCTTCATGATCTTTCCAGCAGATGGTTGTTCAAACCACAGTGAACGTGGTTGTTGACAGCGTTGGTGAAGACTGCGGGCTGAGCTGACTTGGAGATAACCTTATGTTTTAGAAAGTTGTTTCTCTGATATGGTGCTGATTCACAGGGCAAGGCCATTCTGCTGGCTGGCATACATGGGGCTGTTTGGGGAGATGCCTGTGGGGCCTCCCCATGAATGACTGCACCTTGGCTGTGTCACCCACGAGACTTCATCTGTCCCAGATGAAGTGTGCTGCTTCACAATGAACAGTGCATGCATGAGTGCCTGTTGGCAGGGCCTGAATCAAAATGCCTGCCTAAATATACTGTGGCCATATAttgttctctttctcttccttctgtgccttgccaGGACTGCTCAACACCTCTCTGGTTCCTTTGCAGGCAGTTTGGTGGCTATGCCAAAGAGGCAGATTACATCAGCTATGCTGCCAAgctgcaggctgctctggggagtGATGCTACATACCGCAAGGATTTCTACTTGTGCAATGGCTATGACCCCCCCATGAAGCCTTACGGACGCCGCAATGAGGTCTGGTTTGTGAAGGAATGAACATCTGGCTCCCTGTGGTGCTGCCTTGCACTGATAACCtccccacactgtccctgtcctctttaaaataaactaaTAATTCAGCAGAGGCAAAAAACTATCACTGCTTTTCTCCATGCCTATGCCTTACTCTTTTATGGAccataaaagtaattttagaaGAACACTTGCTGACCCTCCTGATGGTCCTGCTCCTTTATTCCAGACCAGGTCCTCAGCCACACAGACTCTCTTGATCTCTCCTTGGCTTGTTTTTATCTCCTTTGTGCTTCCAGAGTTCAGTGCTGAGAAAGCCAAAAGTACTTAATTGACTGGTGCCTGACAAGAGTCACGTCCAAGTGTAGGCAGACTATTAGTCTCACCTGAGACGGGTAGGGGAACATGACAAAAGTGCCTACAGAGACTTTTTTATCTCCTTTAGTTTGCTGCAGCtgtaaaatgctgcttttatcTTTGCCATTCCACAAACAATCTAAAGGGACACGGGCATTGCTGCCAACACAGCCAAGTGAAAATAAACGTCCTTTACATTAATTCAGAGTGTGCAGAAGATCAACACTTCTGTCATCTGTCTGAGAAATACCATTCAGAGAAAGATCCAGGTTCTGTTTGCAGCTTTCTTCTGTTTGAGGAGAGATGTTTTGGCATGTGATGTGTCTTCATCTCAGCTAGCAGCTGGACAATTTGACCTGGAGACCTCAAGATTATTTCCTCACCTTCCTATTACTTTTGTGcaacatttctttaaaactaGCCTATGCAAGGGCCAAAGCAGAAATGTGTGTGGTTATCTAATTGAACTAGAGAAAATGCAAGGCTGGGAAGAAAGCAGATGCTTATTTCTTGTGATCTGAGGGTGCATTTGAAGAATGGTGAACATACGGTGAAGCTACCATGGGTGCCAATCTAAAAAACTTTTCTTAAAAGATGTCAGTTTTCAAAGGGCTCCTCAGACCAGCTGTTTTCtttagaggaggaaaaggaaaacatggcCGTTCTGGAAAACAGGGACTTTTCATAATGAGTCAAATAATGAGTAGCCTTTTGGAAATTTCAAATACAATAGCAAGTGTGGGTCATGTTTCAGGAAGAGTGGCAACGTTGAAATGTCAGGCATCAAACCAGCATTTTAACTGTGTTGGCTCtgccagggaggcagcaggatgCCCACAGTGGGAACACTCACACTGCTACTGGGTGTGTGTAATTCCTTACCTGCACCAGAAGACGTGGTCCTCTGCTGATGAAGTGCCCAGGTGCTTTCCAAAAGCCATTTTCCCCTGGAGCTGAAAGAGGCATTTGTCAGATGGCATTGTGGCTTCTGGCTGGTCAAGCTGTTGCACGTACGCCtgctttctgagaaaaaaaatctcagcaggAGATTTAAAGGAGAAAACCTGAGGTTTTGAtgtgctttccttttctctcttgctgAGCCATATAAGAGCTTTGCTGTGAACTTCATGAGAGTTTCAGTCACCTGTGTGCAAGAGCAGCTAGTTCAGGATGGGTAAAAAGATAtaatttaattaagaaaaaaccaaacaacagtGATGGGGAAAAGCTATTGGCTGTGGTTAGTGATTGCAGTGCAGAATAAAGAGATAAGAATAAAGAATAAGAAGAGAAATCAAGACGAACAAAGAAATAGGCTTTTGAAGGAATTTTTGAAGCAGCAAATGCCCTTTTAAGCTTGCACCTGAATCCAAAGGGACCATTCATGTCCCAGATTATTTTAAACTGGGTGGGTGAGGAATGGAGCAGCACAATATTGTCCTTTCTATGCCTTCCCAGGTTTGTTTTGGGGCTTGTGTGGATACAGTCTGGTGACCTGTGGTGAATGTTCTTCAAAGATCAAAACCTTGCAATTTCCCAAAATTTATCTTGTGAAATCTCAGATGTTAGGGATGCCAGTAATAAACCTGGTATAAACAAAgctgcacagctcagcagcatGGTGGGGTTCTTTTATATAATGCATACCCTCTGAACAGAGTGTGGGAGCTTCAGACTCAACGGTGAGAGTAAACATCTGTCGGCTctgcctgtgcagccctgctACTGGCCTTTTGCATCAGGCAGGCAGGATAGGATTTCATAAACATTGTTAAATAATGTCAAAGCCTTATGCAAATTGAATTGCCTTTTCTGTACACACAAAGATGCCTGTGTTTTGTCTGCATTTTCTacagttttgaaataaataaaaattaatattgtgaTTTACAACTTCTGTGCTGATTACTGACTTTGTGAACTCAGTGGGAGTAGTTGATTTGCTAGACTGTAGGCTACCAGTTTATCTTTCTGTTTGGGGTATTAATCATGTCACAGCATTTATAAATAGTCATAATGCTTTTTCCAATAAATCACTGTTTTGGGTATCCTGGTGTGGCCCTGCATTATCTGACTGTGAGAgacagaagcagatgaaataATCTCCTTCATTTGTTCCAGTCATTGAGAGGCTTTGAGCAATGCATTTGTGTTATGTAGAAACAAGGGGCCCCCTCACCTGAGGAAAATTATGTGTTCCTGTGGCTGGGGCTCACAGGCAGTGAATTCATTAATGTTCAGGCAAATACTCATGACtgattttcaaaattatctATGATCCAGAAACATTAGACATTTTGTCCCATTGAGGTCCATCTAGCTTGGTGTCCTGTGTCTGTGATGGACAGTAGTGGACACCTGAGACAAGATTACAGGAACAGTGCAACTGTGGGCTCAAACCTCCTCTAAATATTTCCCTGTCTCTAGTACAATGTGGCCCAGGGATTTTTGTTATTGTGCTGGGTGGACCCAGGTCGATTTTATCTCATGTGTTTGTCAGGTTGCTTTCTATAAATAAGGTAAAGTTACTATCTGTGGCATCCTTTCATCCTTCCTTGGTTATGGAAGGGTAGAAATACTCTTTGTCTGAGGATTTCCAGCAGGCTGTCTCTCTGCTCCTTAGGCAGCTGGGTCAGTCAGCTTTTTGATATGCCTCTGTCACTGCAAGTGAATGTTTGTTTGGACAGCCATAGTCGCTGTTGACATTGGAGGATTTCCAGCCACCTCTTTGTGCTGGGGCCAGAAGTCAGAGGTGCATTCTGGTTTTGACCCAAGGCCAGCATGGCCACAGACACTGTTACATGCAATTGACTCCTGAACTGatgttaaaacaaaaacaattttcTCCATCCCCTGCAGTGTTTGTTCTCTGAAAGATTAGAGCACGGCAGATTGCCTAGAGACTGCCTTGCTTCTCTTCTGAGCCTGTGCAGTGTCCTTTTCTGTCTCCAGTGAATGCTGAAATTGAGAGATTTTGGTGCTTTTCATCTGTTTGACAGGGCACTGTGGCATTGTCTGTTGTGTATTTATTTAAGAAGACAATGCTGTAGAACCTGCAAAGTGGATGTTTCTCCGTGCTGAGGCCCCTCAGGGCTGCCAGAGGTTGCCTTGCTGGGTTGTTGGGAAGTGGTGGGATCGTGCATCAGACACTGCATTGCTGCCCGTGGCCCCTTTCCCACTGCCTCACTTGCCAGTGCAGTGGAACAGCtccactgctgcctgctgggctgGACAGGCTCAGCAGGGGAGTGACCCTGGGGATTATCTCTGCCTTCCAGAGACAGGAGTGCCCTTGCTGCTTGTGAGCAGCTGGGCAGGTCCCTCTCAGTGCTGTGCAAAGCAGTGGTATGATGGCGATAGGAATGGCCACAGGAAAGGCTACGTTTAAGCAGAGCCAAATTTAAGAGCCTAATTTTAATGGGAATTATACGTGTGCCATGTAGATTTAGCTGTGTTGGATATACAACCTTCGTAAGCTTGTATTTTCCTGCTGGTATTGACCATGGCAAAccctatatatttatatatatatatataaatatgtacatGCATATGGGTAtaaatgtatgtatatgtaGTGTGTGTCGACCAGCCACTTTGATCTATTGTTTGGCTTTGTAGTCACTGAATAATTCACTAGAGTGAGTGCAGCCACAGGGTGAACATTTGCAGACTGAAGTTTTAAGACTGCTAGGATGAGAGCTTTGTTAGCTTCAGAAAGAAATACTTTACTTTGTAGACACATGCCTTAATACATCTAACACTGCATTAAGAAGACGACAGCTTTTATAAAAGAGCTAATTGGTTGAGTTGTCCTTATACATCTTGCCAGACTTATAATACTCCAGTCACTTTGAGGGGACGGGTGATCTATGGTGAATAAGGAAGTAACATcattatttccccattttca from Poecile atricapillus isolate bPoeAtr1 chromosome Z, bPoeAtr1.hap1, whole genome shotgun sequence encodes:
- the LOC131573282 gene encoding heme-binding protein 1, whose product is MLGMVKNSLLSTVEAWPYRLLSKGEKDQVSYEERACEGGRFAAVELVGKAFDEASKEGAVKLLKYVGGSNDKGVGMGMTAPVSITAFPAEDGSFQQKVKVSLRIPSQFQDNPPCPTDESIKIEERQGMTIYSTQFGGYAKEADYISYAAKLQAALGSDATYRKDFYLCNGYDPPMKPYGRRNEVWFVKE